GCACCGCGATTCGGGTCGGCCTACCTGAGGCTTCGCCCGGAGACTCTGGTGAGAGCGACCTTTGCCTATCCCGATAGCACTTTCGGTCCGGAACTTTTCGGGGTTGCGGACCGGATGGGGCTCATTGCGAACTATCGTCGTGACGAGCGGGCGACCGACCAGGCGGCTGCCCAGCTATGTGGGATCGTCCGCGATCGTCTCGACCACTACATCGAGGCTCATATCCACGGTGGGGTCAGGGTGCCCGAAGACGTCGAAGTGCTGGTGATCGATCCCAGCTTCGACGATCATACGGTGCTCGAGACGGCCGACCGCTGTGGTCTTGCCGTCGAGACTCATCCGGGCTATGTCGCCGAGGTTGCCGAGATCGCCGCGCATCCGGAGTATCGGGGGCAGGACGTGGTCGATCTCGCACGACGGATCGCGCAGGCTATGGGGAATTCAGCGCAGCTGAGACCCATCCATATCGCACGCGCCCGCCGGGTGTGGGATCTCGACGGACAGCAACTGAAGAAGGTCTGGCACTGCCTCGCGCGATTCGGACGGGCTTGGTGAGGCCGGGCGTCACTCCGCGGGTTTCATCTCGCTTTCGACGACCCATTTGTGATTCGTCATCTCCATCTCATCGGTCTTGATGTCGACCATATAGACGGTCTCGCCGGTCGCTGAATCGATGGTCGCCTCGGCGCCCTTCATTCCGGGCATATGATCGGCATTGACGGTGGCCTTCGCTCCTTTCTTCAGGGGCGCCTTCCCCGGGGTCTCGAGCTCTTCGTGGACGACCCACTTGTGATCCTTGACCGGATCTCCGCCGTCAGTGGGCGTGTAGCTGATCGAGTAGGTTGTCGTGTCGAAGGCGCCGGAAACGGTTGCCTCAGCGTCTTTCATTCCCGGCATGTGATCAGCTGAGAGGACGACGGTGTCGCCGACGGCGAACGTCGGGTCTTCTGCCTTCTTGATTCCCTCCGGTGGGTCGCCGCCATCGGCGGCGTGCCCTTCGTGGCCGCCCGACTCGCGTTCTGACTCGCTGGTCTTCATGTCTTCGTGATCGGATCCGCTGGTTTCGTCCGATGAGGATTTGTGGCTGCCGTGACTGCCATCTCCACCGGATCCCTGGGAGTCATCGTTCGCAGTTGAGCAGCCTGCCAGTGCCAGTCCGAGCGCTGCGGCGACTGCGGTGAATCGGATGGTCGGTGTGAACTTCTTCATGAGTGGTCTCCTGGTTCTGTGAGACGGCCGTGTCGGATTCGCTCGGCAGTGGAGACGGGAGCATTCCGTGACATCCCATCCCCTGGGTCCGCCACGTTCAGCCTATACCCCTTAAGGGTATGATGGCCAAGACGGCATTGGTGCTCCGCACCCGTAGTGACATGGAGATATATATGAAGACGACGAAATTCGCGTTGGGTGCCGCGGCCCTTGCGCTAACACTGAGTGGGTGTTCCGCTCCCGGGCCGGGCAGCGGACCATCCGCGGATTCAGAAGAATCTGCGGCAGCGCAGCCGGGTTCGGCAGAAGCGCTGCTGGCGGATCTCGATCTGGGCGATGAAGACGTCACCGAAGTGATCGACCGCCTCGATCGTCTGCCGGTCGAGGAGAGGCCTGCCGACCTCATGGCCTCGGTGCAGCCGGACGAACTCGTCCTCACCGACGGTCAGCGGGAGGCGACGATGGCATTGCCGGAAGGGAGGAGCTACGTGTCCATCGCTCCCTTCGTCGATGCGACGCACGACTGCTTCTACCACAGCCTCACGACCTGTCTCGGCGAGATGAGCGGGGAGGACGTGGACGTGGTGATCACCGACTCAGCGACTGGTGAAACAGTGGTGGATGAGTCGACGACGACCTTCGACAACGGATTCGTGGGCTTCTGGGTGCCATCCGACGTCACCGGCACCATCGAAGTCACCGCCGCAGGCAAGACCGGTGCGACCGAATTCTCGACGAGAAGCGATGGGCCCACCTGTGTGACCGACCTCAAGCTGAAGTAGTCACGTCAAGGCGAGGCCGACCAACTTCGCCAATTCGATAGGAGTGCGACTATGTCCCACCACATCGTCATCGGAGCAGGGCTGGCCGGCGCCGCAGCCGCGTACTCCCTGACCGCGCGCGACGAGGACGTCACCGTGGTCGAGCGGCATACTCCGGCCAACGATCGCGGCAGCTCCCACGGTTCGGCCCGCATCTTCCGATACGCCTACCCCGACCGTCTCTACACCGAACTCGTTGTGCGCGCTCGTGAGCTGTGGGACGACCTCGAGGCGAAGTCTGGAGCCGAGTTGATCACTCCCACCGGAGCCGTCGACTTCGGCGACGCCCGACACGTGGATCTGCTCGCTGAGATCTTCGAGGACGTCGGAGTCGAGTACGAGGTTCTCGACCCGGAACGTGCCGTCGAACGGTGGCCGCAGTTCGCCTTCGACACCGACGTGCTGTGGCACCCTGACGCCGGGGTCATCGATGCTGAAACCACGGTGACGACCATGCTTGAGCGTGCGGTGGACACTGGGCGGGCGCGGATCCTCAGCGATTGGACGGTCGCCGAGGTGACCCGACGATCCGCGGGCGGCTTCCGTGTCACCTCGGGAAAGGGGGACATTGTCGAAGGCGACCGCGTCATCGTCGCAGCGGGTGGGTGGCTGCCCGACCTCCTCGGCGATCTTGGGCTTCCGGAAGGCTTCCTGGATGCGCTGCCGAGGTTCGAAGTGCGGCAGGAGCAGGCCTTCCACATGCCCTACCGTGACGCCGGTGAGGTCGGGCGGCTGACCACGCCCTGGCCGACGTTCATCCATAAATCCGGTGAGATGTTCACCTACGGACTGCCCGGCGGCCGGGATGCCGGTTTCGCCGGGCAGAAGCTCGCACAATTCAACGGTGGGGAAGTGATTCGTTCGGCGCTCGACCAGGACGGGCAGATCACCGGGCAGATGCGGGCCCGGATGATCGACTATGCGAAGCGGAACCTGCCGGGCCTCATTCCTGAACCGTACGCGGAGACTACGTGCCTGTTCACGAACACACCGAACGAGGATTTCGTCATCGACGAGGTCAATGGTCTCGTCATCGTCTCAGCCTGTTCGGGGCACGGGGCGAAGTTCGCTCCGCTGCTCGGCGAGTTCGCAGCCGACCTCGCCATGGGGGCCGGCGAAGTTCCGGATCGGTTCCGAGTGTCAGGGGTGAGTTCGTGAGGCGCGATGAGGAAGCTCAGCGCTTGGAGGCGATGATGAGGTGCCGCGTCGAATGGGCGACGAACGGTTCGCCGCTGCGCATTGCAGCGTCGAGCTCACGCAGCTGCGGAAGGTAGTCGGCGACCGCGAAATCGGGCACCCACCATGGGCATTTGCGCAGGATCCACACGATCGCGCCGATGTCGAAGAACTCCATGCGGCAACGCACGGTGCGCAGCGTCTCGACCGTGAGTCCGGCCGCCTCGGCGGCGTCCGATTCGGTACGCGGATGCCGCGCTCTGCGATTCTCCGGCAGCGGCCCGAGGAAGAACTCGATGAGTTCGAATGCCGAGGCCGGTCCGACATGCTGGGCGAGGTAGGTGCCGCCGGGGACGAGCACACGGCTGATCTCCGACCATGCGGGGCTCACGGGATGCCGCGAGGTGACGAGATCGAAGCTGCCGTTGGCGAAGGGCAGTCGGCGCGGTTCGGCCTCGACTACATCGACGCCTCGCGGACCGAGCCGGTGCCGAGCCGCGGCGACGTTGGGGCGGTGCGATTCGGTCACAGCCATGCGCGGCGGCAGCACCGGCGCCTCATCGACGACCTCACCGCCGCCGGTGTCGATGTCGAGTGCCGCGGTCGCCGTCGACAGCCGCCCGGCGAGCAGCGCCGAGTACCTCCACGGCGGACGCTCCTCGGTGGCGCGTCCATCGAGCCAGTCGAATCCCCAGCCGGTGACATCGGCGGATTGTGCTTCGGTGACGAGCTCGTCGAATGCGCGCATGTTCCCATCCTCGCGCACACGTCTCTCACTCGTCGAGCCACGCTGGGGCCGTACGTGAAGAGACGATATGGGGGCCGCCTCGGCGGGGTCGATGTTGCGGTGGGCGGAACTCAGTGCACATTGCACGAATTCTCGGGTCGGTGATGGTCACAAAATCGCATAGAACGGGCATGATGGCCTTATGACCACAGATATGGATATTGCGCTCAGCGCCGAGCTCGATCCCATCGTCGACATCGCCGCTGGGCTGGGTCTCGACGCGCAGGACATCATTCCCCACGGATGGACGAAGGCGAAGGTGCCCATCGACGTCCTCGACCGGGCGGCCGAGTCCGCCACCGACGGTCGACTCATCCTCGTCACGGCCATGAGCCCGACTCCGGCCGGCGAAGGAAAGACCACGACGAGTATCGGCTTGGCCGACGGACTCAACGAGCTCGCACGGTCGAAACCCGAGGTCGGCAAGGCCGTGCTGGCGCTGCGGGAACCGAGCATGGGCCCGGTCTTCGGGATGAAGGGCGGGGCAGCCGGCGGCGGATACGCCCAAGTTGTGCCGATGGAGGACATCAACCTCCACTTCACCGGCGACTTCGCAGCCATCGCGGCGGCGAACAACCTCGCCGCGACGATGCTCGATAACCACATCCACTTCGGCAACAGCCTCGATGTCGACCCACGGCGGATCCACCTCCGCCGCGTCGTCGACCTCAACGACCGGGCGCTGCGCGGAGTCGTCGTCGGACTCGGCGGACTCAACGGGGGCGTGCCCCGCGAGGATGCCTTCGACATCGTCGTGGCCAGCGAGGTCATGGCGGTGTTCTGCCTGGCCACCTCGTTGGCTGACCTCAAGGAACGGTTGGGACGGATCGTGCTCGCTCACAGCCGATCGCGCGAACCCATCACCGTGGCCGACATCGGGGCAGCGGGTGCGATGACCGCACTGCTGCGCAATGCTCTGGCGCCGAACCTCGTGCAGACCCTGGAGCATTCGCCGGCATTCATCCACGGCGGGCCGTTCGCGAACATCGCTCACGGATGCAACAGCCTCCTTGCGACGAAGGCCGGGCTGGCGCTGGGCGACTGGGTCGTCACGGAGGCCGGCTTCGGTGCCGACCTCGGGGCCGAGAAGTTCCTCGACATCAAGTGCCGTACCGCCGGGATCTGGCCCTCCGCCGTGGTCGTCGTCGCGACGCTGCGAGCACTGAAGTACCACGGGGGAGTCGACGTTGCCGATGTGAACTCAACGAATGTGTCAGCGGTGCTGGGCGGAATGAGCAACCTCGAGCTGCACTGTCGGAACCTGCGCGAGATCTACGGACTGACACCGGTCGTGTGCTTCAACCGGTTCCCCACGGACACCGACGAGGAGATGTCCGCGGCGATCTCGCATTTGAACGGGATCGGGGTTGCGGCCGTCGAGTCGACGCACTGGGCCGATGGCGGCAAGGGTGCACTTGCCCTGGCCGAGGCGGTCGTCGAGGCCGCGGTCGGACGCGCCGGCGACGGCGGTGGCGATGGTACGGCCGGACCTGCCGTCGACGACGGTTCGGTCTTCGTCGCCGGCACCGCCTCCGGGGATGCCGAGGCTCCTGTTGTCGATCCTGCGTCGCGTGCGCGTTACAGCTACGACCTCGACCTGCCGCTCGAAGACAAGATCCGAACCATTGCGCAGCGGATCTATCAGGCGAAAGATGTCGATCTGCCGGCGAAGGTCAAGCGGAAGCTGCGTCAGTTCACCGAAGAGGGCTACGGCGATGCTCCCGTGTGCATAGCGAAGACACAGTATTCGCTGTCGACGGATGCGAGCCTGCGCGGGGCGCCTACCGACCACATCATCGAGGTCAAGGATGTGCGGCTCTCGGCCGGAGCCGGGTTCATCGTCGTCATCGCCGGCGACATCATGACGATGCCGGGCCTGCCGCGCGAACCCTCAGCGCTGAAGATCGACGTCACCGCGGACGGCAACATCACCGGCCTCTTCTGACCCCTCCCTTACTACCTGACGGCGGCTCAGCAACCTCGCGCGAGGTTGCTGAGCCGCCGTCAGGTAGTAATTGGGGTGTTGGCGGCGTGTCAGCGAGGTCTGTGCAACCAGGAGCGCAGCAGTCGAGTGCTCACCGGCAGGAAGATGTAGGTCATCAGCGGCGTGAGAATGCAGATGTTGAGGAGGACGGCGAGCACTTTCGGCCAGCTCTCCAGATGAGGCATAAGGAGGAAAGCCGAGAGCAGGCTGAGCGGGAAGAACGGCAGGAAGATGCTCACAGCCTGCTTCCACCTCGGCGGGACGTTCGTCTCCGGGATGGTGATGGACCCCTCCCCGTGCGGTTCGAACCAGCCTTCGATGCCGGTTCTGTGCTCGACCCGAGTGGTCTCGACGATTTCGGCTGCGCTTTCGATCCACCACCGACGGTCTTCGGATTCGTCCCACGCCCGCAGCGATGTCGCATCGGAGAACCGATACAGCACGTGCCATTCGTTGGAGTCCGGTGAGGTTCGCACCCACCCCGATCCCAGGTAGCCGTCGCGTTCACGGGCCAGCTCCTGGCCAGCCTGCACCCAGGCGTTGAAACGCCGGTGGCTGTCCGGGCGGACCGTGCGGGCGATCGAGACAGTGATGGCAGTATGTTGAGGCATGGTGGAAATCCTATGTGACCGTCTGCCGCAGCAGATTCCTCGGATGCCCTAGCGCGCTTCGATGACCTGCTTGATCGCAGCGAGGGTCTGGGGAATGCCGGTGTGCGCAGAGGCCGTCCGTGCGGCAATCTCCTCGGACGCTCGTTCACCGTACTTCTCTGCGAAGAACTCCTGCCCCTCCGGCAGGAACTCCCACGATTCGGTGAGCAGCGTGCCTCCGTCTGCCTCCTGCACACTGTAGGTCCAGATGACTCGGCCGGGTCCCACGCTCCATCCGAACCTCCGTCCTTCGTCGGCGACGACGACGCGGCTGCGGGTCTGCCATTCTCGGCCAGGGGTGACGTTGCGCCCGGTGAACCAGGCACCTGCCCGTGGGCCGTCGCCGTCGTCCCACCAGCACTCTCGGCAGACCGGCGACCATTCTCCGGTTCTGGTCACGTCCGCAACGGTCCGGTAGACCGTCATCGGGTCGGCGTCGATGTGGATGGAATCTGCGAAGGTGAGAGACTCAGTCATGCCGGTCATCATAGTGATCTTCGGGCCCGCGCGAGAGACCTCTCAAGCCGCGGTCGGGCCGGCATATGACCGGTCAGGGTCAGTCTTCGGTGGGACCGGTGACGCGGGCGAACACGTGGTCGAGGGACTCGGTCAGTGAGTTGCGGTTGGCCTCGTCCATCCACTCGTGATTGAACATCTCGTTGAGACCGCCCGGGGTTTCATGGGCGGCGACGAGGTCGTGGATGGGATCATCCGTCTGGGCGAGTGTGGTGCCAAGGCCGACGAACTGGCCGCGGATGAAGTGATCGGCGTCTGCCTCGTTCCAGCCGCGGTCGACGAGCCACGCGGTGATCGTCTGCAGGAACGCGAAGTGCGCCGACATCGTCGCCGTTACCGCCGAGAGCGTGGAGAACATCGTCTCATCCTCAGCGGTCACCGATCCGCCGAGGTGGCTCAGGAGCTCTTCGACCGCGTCATCGGCTGGGAATACGGCGGTGACGCCCTTGCGCTCGCGGACGGCGGGTAGCGGGATGATGCGCACGATCGTCGGGGAGTGCGGAAGGTGATCGGCGAGTCGGTCCGTTGCGACGCCGGCGACCGCGCTGACCAGGGTCTTCGCGACGGGAATGTCGAGAACGTCCAGGACTGAATCCGTCTGCTGCGGCAGCACCGCGAGAACGATGAGGTCACTGCGGTCGACGACGTCCTGATTGCTCTGGCAGATCGTGGCGGACTCGAGGGAATCGGCGAGTCTCGATGCACGTGCGGCATTGCGCGGGGAGAGGAAGATCTCGAGGTCGGTTTTCGCTTCGCTGGCGGCAAGGCCCTCGACCATCGCCGAGGCGATCTCTCCGACTCCGATGAAACCGATGCGTGTCATGTGCTCCTCCTCGAGTGGTGTGTACCTGTTCGTATTCTGTCATCGGCTGAGGAGTCCACTGGTGATGATGGTGAAAACAGACGACCGTGATGTCGCCTAATGCGGGCGCCAGCTGCCCTCGTCTCTGATCGCCGAGGTGATTCGGCGACTGGCCGAACCGAGCTCACGAGCCTGGTCGGGCGTCAGGGATTCGAAGATCACGCGTCGCACGAAGGCCACGTGTTTCGGAGTGGCCGCGTGCAAGGCTGAGAGACCGGAATCGGTGAGGGAAGCGATCGTCGTACGCCCGTCATCGGGGTCGGGATGTCGAGTCACCCACCCCTGGCGCTCGAGCCGTCCGACTGCGCGTGACAGTCGGGAGAGAGTGCTGTTGGCGAAGCCTGCCAGTTCCTTCATTGCCAAGGTGTCTTCGTTCGCGTGCGAGAGCGCGAAGAGGATCCCGTATTCGAAATGGCTGATCTGCGAATCGCGCTGCATCTGCGCATCGAGTGCGGCCGGAAGCCACTCCAGCAAGGTCGCGACCGACGACCAGGTCTCGAGCTCGTCCGCGGTGAAGGCAGGCGGATCAGAGAGCGGAGAGTTTCGTTCTGTGGCACTGCTCGAGGGACTTTGCATGCAGAACAGTCTAGTCGATTACTTGCCCGGGAAACTCAATTAACCTAGTGTTGACTTTCCTGAGCAAGTGAATATGGATCTGAGACATAAGGACGGGAATCACATGGATCTTCAACTGGCGGGCAAGACCGTCTTCATCTCGGGCTCAACGAAAGGGATCGGCTTGGCGATTGCCGCTCTGTGCGCGCACGAAGGAGCGACGGTCATCATCAACGGTCGCCGCAAAGAAGGAGTCGATGCGGCTGTCGCACGTCTGCGCGAACAGAATCCGGCCGCCTCGGCGAGGGGAATCGCGGCGGACTTCGGCGACGTCGGGCAGGTCGACGGACTGCTCGACTGCCTCGGCGACGTGGACGTCCTCATCAACAATGTCGGCCTCTTCGATGTGGCGGCGTTCACCGAGATAGGCGACGCGGAGTGGACGCGATACTTGGAGATCAACCTCATGGGCGCGGTTCGCCTGTCCCGGACGCTGCTCCCGCAGATGCTCGAGAACGGGTGGGGGCGAATCGTCTTCATCGGTACGGAGTCGGCCGTCGATGTGCCAGAGAACATGATCCACTATGGCGTGACGAAGGCCGCCGCTCTGGCGTTGAGCAATGGCCTGGCGAAACTCACCCTCGGTACTGAGGTGACGGTGAATACCGTGCTCGGTGGGCCGACGTATTCGGACGGCGTCGCGGCTGCCGTCGAGCAGATCGCTGCCGCGGAATCGATGCCCGCTGCGGACCTGAGGGACTCACTCGTCCGCGATACCTCACTGCTGCAGCGTTTCATCGAACCTGACGAGATTGCCAACCTCGTGGCCTATCTGGCCAGCCCGCTGTCCTCGGCGACGAACGGTGCAGCCTTGCGCGCGGATGGGGGAGTGCTGCCGACTGTCGTGTGAGGGAGGCGGGGTCATTCGTCCTCATTGGAAGCTGTCGAGCACAACCTCGGCGACGGCGGCGACCAAGGCAGGTCCGTCCTCCGATTCGGGGTCGTCGGTTTCTGTCATGACGGAGATGACGATGGGTTGGCGATCGGGAGGCGTGACCACTGCGATGTCGTTCTGAATCGCATCCGAATGCCCCGATTTGTCTCTGACCACCCAGCCGTCGGGTGCACCTGCGCGGATGAGCGAGTCACCGGTCTCGTTCGCCGACATCCAGTTGAGGAGCACTTCGCGATCCTCGTCCGAGAGCCGCTGCGGGTCGAGGAGGTCCCGGAGTCCTGCGGAGAAAGCGGCCGGGGTGGTGGTGTTGTCCGTACTGCCATCTTCGACGTCGTTGAGGGCCGGCTCTTCGTCTGTGACTTCGGTGGTCGTGTCTCCGGCCTTCTCCAGTGCATCATCGAGGGCTTCGGGTCCGCCGAGCTCATCGAGCACGATGTTCATCGCCAGGTTGTCGCTGACTCTCAGTGCGCTTTCGGCGACGTCGTCGAGCGGCAGTCCGTCGTCGACGTGCTTCTCCGTCACGGGTGTCCAGCCGGCCTCGTCGACATCGGCCTGTGTCCACGTCACGTTCTTCTCGAGATCGTCCGGCTTCGTGCGGTCCAGGAGTTCGGCGACGGCGAACACTTTGAGCGTGGAGGCGAAACCGAAGCGCTCGTCGGCACGATGGTCGACCGCCTCACCGGTTTCGGTATCGAGTGCGCTGACTCCGACCCGCGCGTCGTAGCGATCTTCGAGGTTCGTAAGCTGCTCGTCGAGTCGCTGGTGGTCGTTGTCGCCAGCCGGGCTGTTTGAGGTTTCGGTCTGTGTGTTGGACGGGTCCGGCGACTGAGCCTCACTCGGAGTGCAGCCGGCCAATGCTATGGCTGCCAGTGTCGACGCGGCGATACGCGGCAGGATACGGGCGTTCATCGATTCGTTCCGTTCTCTCCCCTACAGGAGTCGATTTGAGGTGGATCTGCGTGCCGAGCACTGTCTCGAGTGCGATGTGTTTGCGATGCTCGCTGCTGAACATCTTTCTCCACTGCTGCCATGCGGTCGAAGACTGAAATCCTCGTTGTCATATCGAGAACGCATACCATGAGGTCATGGACCTGGTTGACGCTTGTCGGACATTCACCGCTGTCAGCGAACTCGGCAGCATGACACTCGGTGCTGCCGCCGACGGAATCCCGCAGCCGGTGGCCAGTCGGCGTATCGCCGGGCTTGAAAAGCAGCTCGGTGCGCGGCTTCTCGAACGGACCGGACGGGGAGTGAGTCTCACACCGTTCGGTCGCGACATGCTGGTCCCGGCAACGCGCCTGGTCGAGCTGGCAGACGAGCTTCTGATCGGTGCCGACCGGGCAAAGTTGCGGCCCATCTCTCTGGCAGTCCCGACTTCCTGTTCGACACGGAATCTTGCAGTGCTGGCGGCATCGATGAAGGGCCGGGGGCTTCGGGTCGACTTCCACTCGAGTCCGCCGGGCAGGCGATCCGACGATCTCGCTGGGAGACGAGTGCGCGCTTCGGTGCAGACCGTTCCCGCAGACGAAGGCACATGGGCTGTCGCGTTGGGGTGTGCTCATCGCTCTCCGCTGTCGGCACCGGTGCGGATCGCCGACCTGCGGAGATCTCGGGCGCGGGTCCCCGGCGATGATCTCGAACTTGCAGGTCGACGCCTGCGAGTGATGAGCGAGGACAACGTTCCGCATATTCGCGACCGGGTCCGACGATCCGCCGAGACCGCGGGCCTGCTTCCCTACCAAGTCATTGTGGACACCTCAGATCCTGACGCGGTCGCGGCGGTGCTCGGTGACGGTGATCTGCTGCTGTGCAGCGAGGCCGAAGCCGCGGACTTGGATCTTCCTTGGGCGCCGCTCATCGACCCGACGATTTCTCGGGGCTATGAATTGGCGGCCGCCGCGGATGAGGACATAATGCTGCTTGCCGACTTCGCCGAGGAGGTCGCTGATTGCCTCGGCGGATCGGTCGCCTCCGAGGCGAACAGGCGGACATCGAGATCGGGGAGGCGACGATCGCTGTCCAGCAGTGCCGCCTCGGCGCTCGTTCCGCGGACCACGCGGTCGAGGCGCGAAGCGCCATGATCGAACGGAAGAGAGTCATCAGGGCGGCCGAAGCAGAGCTTGAACAGGCGGGCCTGAGCGCCAGAATCATCGCCCGTGATCTCGATACGAACGCCGAGGTTGCACTCGCGCCCGACGGAGCTCTGCCGCTGGCGTCGCTGGTCAAAGTGCCGATCGCACTGGCAGTGCTCAGTCGGATTGTGGCGGGGGACCTTGCCGCCGGCGAGCAGGTCCGAGTCGAGCCGGCAGCTGCCGGATCTGCGAGTCCGACAAGTGCTGCACGCTTTCGGCACCCGGCGCGGATCGCGGTCGAGGATCTTCTCACCTTGGCCGTGTGCTTCAGCGACAACACTGCCGCCGATACACTGCTTGACCTTGTTCCGCCAGCCGAAGTGCAGAGGGATCTCAATGCTCTCGGGCTG
Above is a window of Brevibacterium siliguriense DNA encoding:
- a CDS encoding DUF3626 domain-containing protein, with amino-acid sequence MPFLARVALHFNLEDGASETGVLASILDHGQYVSQFVTGTSNGGLTAFPGGDRWHWEQRIFGGAYDHAEVRHRLVYGALDLDGDPYGPAPRFGSAYLRLRPETLVRATFAYPDSTFGPELFGVADRMGLIANYRRDERATDQAAAQLCGIVRDRLDHYIEAHIHGGVRVPEDVEVLVIDPSFDDHTVLETADRCGLAVETHPGYVAEVAEIAAHPEYRGQDVVDLARRIAQAMGNSAQLRPIHIARARRVWDLDGQQLKKVWHCLARFGRAW
- a CDS encoding YdhK family protein, whose product is MKKFTPTIRFTAVAAALGLALAGCSTANDDSQGSGGDGSHGSHKSSSDETSGSDHEDMKTSESERESGGHEGHAADGGDPPEGIKKAEDPTFAVGDTVVLSADHMPGMKDAEATVSGAFDTTTYSISYTPTDGGDPVKDHKWVVHEELETPGKAPLKKGAKATVNADHMPGMKGAEATIDSATGETVYMVDIKTDEMEMTNHKWVVESEMKPAE
- a CDS encoding CueP family metal-binding protein produces the protein MKTTKFALGAAALALTLSGCSAPGPGSGPSADSEESAAAQPGSAEALLADLDLGDEDVTEVIDRLDRLPVEERPADLMASVQPDELVLTDGQREATMALPEGRSYVSIAPFVDATHDCFYHSLTTCLGEMSGEDVDVVITDSATGETVVDESTTTFDNGFVGFWVPSDVTGTIEVTAAGKTGATEFSTRSDGPTCVTDLKLK
- a CDS encoding FAD-dependent oxidoreductase — protein: MSHHIVIGAGLAGAAAAYSLTARDEDVTVVERHTPANDRGSSHGSARIFRYAYPDRLYTELVVRARELWDDLEAKSGAELITPTGAVDFGDARHVDLLAEIFEDVGVEYEVLDPERAVERWPQFAFDTDVLWHPDAGVIDAETTVTTMLERAVDTGRARILSDWTVAEVTRRSAGGFRVTSGKGDIVEGDRVIVAAGGWLPDLLGDLGLPEGFLDALPRFEVRQEQAFHMPYRDAGEVGRLTTPWPTFIHKSGEMFTYGLPGGRDAGFAGQKLAQFNGGEVIRSALDQDGQITGQMRARMIDYAKRNLPGLIPEPYAETTCLFTNTPNEDFVIDEVNGLVIVSACSGHGAKFAPLLGEFAADLAMGAGEVPDRFRVSGVSS
- a CDS encoding class I SAM-dependent methyltransferase → MRAFDELVTEAQSADVTGWGFDWLDGRATEERPPWRYSALLAGRLSTATAALDIDTGGGEVVDEAPVLPPRMAVTESHRPNVAAARHRLGPRGVDVVEAEPRRLPFANGSFDLVTSRHPVSPAWSEISRVLVPGGTYLAQHVGPASAFELIEFFLGPLPENRRARHPRTESDAAEAAGLTVETLRTVRCRMEFFDIGAIVWILRKCPWWVPDFAVADYLPQLRELDAAMRSGEPFVAHSTRHLIIASKR
- a CDS encoding formate--tetrahydrofolate ligase, whose amino-acid sequence is MTTDMDIALSAELDPIVDIAAGLGLDAQDIIPHGWTKAKVPIDVLDRAAESATDGRLILVTAMSPTPAGEGKTTTSIGLADGLNELARSKPEVGKAVLALREPSMGPVFGMKGGAAGGGYAQVVPMEDINLHFTGDFAAIAAANNLAATMLDNHIHFGNSLDVDPRRIHLRRVVDLNDRALRGVVVGLGGLNGGVPREDAFDIVVASEVMAVFCLATSLADLKERLGRIVLAHSRSREPITVADIGAAGAMTALLRNALAPNLVQTLEHSPAFIHGGPFANIAHGCNSLLATKAGLALGDWVVTEAGFGADLGAEKFLDIKCRTAGIWPSAVVVVATLRALKYHGGVDVADVNSTNVSAVLGGMSNLELHCRNLREIYGLTPVVCFNRFPTDTDEEMSAAISHLNGIGVAAVESTHWADGGKGALALAEAVVEAAVGRAGDGGGDGTAGPAVDDGSVFVAGTASGDAEAPVVDPASRARYSYDLDLPLEDKIRTIAQRIYQAKDVDLPAKVKRKLRQFTEEGYGDAPVCIAKTQYSLSTDASLRGAPTDHIIEVKDVRLSAGAGFIVVIAGDIMTMPGLPREPSALKIDVTADGNITGLF
- a CDS encoding antibiotic biosynthesis monooxygenase — encoded protein: MPQHTAITVSIARTVRPDSHRRFNAWVQAGQELARERDGYLGSGWVRTSPDSNEWHVLYRFSDATSLRAWDESEDRRWWIESAAEIVETTRVEHRTGIEGWFEPHGEGSITIPETNVPPRWKQAVSIFLPFFPLSLLSAFLLMPHLESWPKVLAVLLNICILTPLMTYIFLPVSTRLLRSWLHRPR
- a CDS encoding SRPBCC family protein, which encodes MTESLTFADSIHIDADPMTVYRTVADVTRTGEWSPVCRECWWDDGDGPRAGAWFTGRNVTPGREWQTRSRVVVADEGRRFGWSVGPGRVIWTYSVQEADGGTLLTESWEFLPEGQEFFAEKYGERASEEIAARTASAHTGIPQTLAAIKQVIEAR
- a CDS encoding NAD(P)-binding domain-containing protein; translated protein: MTRIGFIGVGEIASAMVEGLAASEAKTDLEIFLSPRNAARASRLADSLESATICQSNQDVVDRSDLIVLAVLPQQTDSVLDVLDIPVAKTLVSAVAGVATDRLADHLPHSPTIVRIIPLPAVRERKGVTAVFPADDAVEELLSHLGGSVTAEDETMFSTLSAVTATMSAHFAFLQTITAWLVDRGWNEADADHFIRGQFVGLGTTLAQTDDPIHDLVAAHETPGGLNEMFNHEWMDEANRNSLTESLDHVFARVTGPTED
- a CDS encoding MarR family winged helix-turn-helix transcriptional regulator, with protein sequence MQSPSSSATERNSPLSDPPAFTADELETWSSVATLLEWLPAALDAQMQRDSQISHFEYGILFALSHANEDTLAMKELAGFANSTLSRLSRAVGRLERQGWVTRHPDPDDGRTTIASLTDSGLSALHAATPKHVAFVRRVIFESLTPDQARELGSASRRITSAIRDEGSWRPH
- a CDS encoding SDR family NAD(P)-dependent oxidoreductase — protein: MDLQLAGKTVFISGSTKGIGLAIAALCAHEGATVIINGRRKEGVDAAVARLREQNPAASARGIAADFGDVGQVDGLLDCLGDVDVLINNVGLFDVAAFTEIGDAEWTRYLEINLMGAVRLSRTLLPQMLENGWGRIVFIGTESAVDVPENMIHYGVTKAAALALSNGLAKLTLGTEVTVNTVLGGPTYSDGVAAAVEQIAAAESMPAADLRDSLVRDTSLLQRFIEPDEIANLVAYLASPLSSATNGAALRADGGVLPTVV
- the bla gene encoding class A beta-lactamase is translated as MNARILPRIAASTLAAIALAGCTPSEAQSPDPSNTQTETSNSPAGDNDHQRLDEQLTNLEDRYDARVGVSALDTETGEAVDHRADERFGFASTLKVFAVAELLDRTKPDDLEKNVTWTQADVDEAGWTPVTEKHVDDGLPLDDVAESALRVSDNLAMNIVLDELGGPEALDDALEKAGDTTTEVTDEEPALNDVEDGSTDNTTTPAAFSAGLRDLLDPQRLSDEDREVLLNWMSANETGDSLIRAGAPDGWVVRDKSGHSDAIQNDIAVVTPPDRQPIVISVMTETDDPESEDGPALVAAVAEVVLDSFQ